DNA from Solenopsis invicta isolate M01_SB chromosome 4, UNIL_Sinv_3.0, whole genome shotgun sequence:
ATTGCGCAATTCGTTCTTCTAAAACTTATTTGCGGCACGTAACAAAAAGTAGTTGTATACGTAACACGGATTGTCGCGTCTAGCGCCAAACGCAATTTCGTTTCTCCGATTCCGACGATTCATTTGCAACACGCAACGCATAAAACTGCACACGTTGTCGGCCGCCGAGGCTCACGCCGCGCCGGCTGCATTcgcagaagaaaaaaaaactcgtgTTCGCCCTACTTTTACCCTTAAATATATTCCGATACATCGATTCTGATGTATCGAGCCTCCAATTATCGTGTATTTTCTGCGCTGAAAATCACCGTaaactcttttctctttttcctttttaaagaaatgttcCCAATGTCTGCTTAACTTAAACAAACGCTACACGATTACATAGTCACGTTTACGTGTATACATGGCTCGGATTATAGCTGCGAAAGATATAGTCGAACGGTCGCTCGGTCCAGCGATGATCCGCGGGGGAGTCGGGAGAGTCGGGAGAGGAGGGATGGATATCGGGAACCGGGACAATGCGTCGGGAGACGAGAATACCAGCGGACGGAAGTGGAAATGGAAAGAGGCCGAGAGAGCAGCGAGCAGCGAGCAGCGAGCAGCGAATGTGTACGAATCGCCGACGAATCGATCGCGTAAGCCGTAAAAGCCGTAAAAGCCGTGAACGCCGACGACGTTCAGGGAGGAAAGGATTCTCGCACACTCACATGTCGTAGGATCAAGTGTCGTTCCGGGCGCAGCTTCCGGGGAGAGTGCGTTCCGGGGGCGGCGGTGACGGCGGTGACGGCGGCGGCGCCGATGACAAgggacgtcgtcgtcgtcgtcgttcggCCACATGCAGCACGCACCGCGCACGCACTCGCGGAGCGTGGCAGCGTCGGAGAGACTGACCAGACTGACTCACGGCGAAGACGTGGAGGAGTCGACGCGCGTACTCGCGCGCGTTCCGCTCGGCTGTAACTCGCGTCACGCGGCACACGTGAGCCACAGCCGCGTGCGTGCGAATCCCTCGAAGCGCACCCGCGATACGCGAACCCACCCTCGACGACCGATGGCTCTCTCTCCCTCCggtcgtgcgcgcgcgtgcgtgtgaaGTGGGGAAACGAAACGGAACGACGGCGTTCCCGTGCGTTCCCGTCCTCTCCGTCGACCGACGTCGACCGAGAGCCCGAGAGCGTTACGCTCGACTCGGAAAATAACCACGGCGGACAAAcccgcgtctctctctctctgtcccgATTCCCGACGAGAGACGTATGCCAGCGCTCCGCAAACGTTGCGCGTGAGAGTCGCCTCTCTTGAGAGTTAGATGGTTTAGGGGGTTGCAGTCATGAGGAATCAAGTGGGGGGAGGCTGCTCTCGAGGGTGCTAACGGCGCCTAACCGATCAAATTTAGCAACGCTGACTACGAAATACGATGCCTCTTAATTTGCCAAGAGTCTCGTTGATAAATTAACATTGAATATTTGAGGGTAGAAGATAGATGTTCCGTatgtagaaagagagagagagagaaaaaaaaacagtgacTGTGGATTTTTCTCGAGTGTAAATCGGATAGCAGAGATTGATCGAGTCGAGATTAATGAGCTGTTGGAAATATAAAGCTTTTTGAAGCTTTAATATACTTTTGTCGCCGCGtgttaatcaatattaatattagccCCATCCGTGCATTACACAGCAGTTTACTTCGTTAATTTgtttcaaagtaattaaaagtcaaataaattaaaagtaaaagcaTTCCCCAAACACCTCGTGTTCTACTTTCCTTATACCACtactttcttttctcctttcgtTAACAGTGAATTTTATGagtaataaacattattattactatcgCCTAACTTTTTTGCGttatttaccatttttatattttacacaaacatTGTATAGtcattcctttttttattaaaaaaaacttgacaattttttaaaggaaacaTAAAACATTATCTCTCTATTCTGCTCCATTTATctcaaatacatataaaaaccGTGCTATTACTTTTActattcctattttttttttaattaaatggttTCCACTTTCTTtccaatatttataaaaaaattgtaaaaatagatgatagaaataaatatgGTATGTGTATAATTTGCAGAATGTTGAGTTAGAGAACCGCCAAGTTCAAAGAATCGTGCagtaatgttatttatttatttttttaattaaaaagaagaaaatacaaACGAGGTCTAGTCGATTTCTCAGGTATATTTCGTAATAACGCGTTTAGATCGCCATGCTGCCATCTAGGAAGCTTGTATTGCATCCTGAAATGAAATCGATATTTTACCTCcattagattaaataaatgtttaaattcttACTAAGccaatgaaatttaaatttaatgaaacaatgccaaaacattttaaattttaataaatgttgcatATCACCTTGCTCTTTTATACGctcatcaaaatttaattgtcaACAGTCGCCTTAATATCCGAATGTTTTCCacagaaattgataaaatagatTGCATATTAACATATCTTCAATTATTGATTTAGGTTGTACTATCAACGAAGAATAAACATCTGAGATTTCTTTGACTCAGCTAGTAATTTATCATAGAAGACTCGTTCACGTCGAGCTGTTACTTACTGAGCAAATCACATTAGGTGCCTAGTCTTTGCTTCTACAAGTCCTCAAACGCAAGTCCACCAGAGTAAATTTAACAATACTATCAAAGTGTATgatttagattaaataattcttttaaatattttggctttgtcctttttaataaaaataatgaatgttATTATTCTTGCTGTTGAAACAGCAAATGGAATTACTTTTAGGACAATTACTTTTAggaaattagtttttaaaaaactttttaaatcataaaataatcaaaCTCAAAGAAGCTCACTTAGAAAcgcaatacaaaaataattcattaacatCAATCATTAATACgcaatataaagtttcatttagtataaacaatacacaaaatctaaataaaaataaaacaagtgaATTATTCAACTGATTAATAAGTAAACTGAAAAGTCTGtctagtatatatatatataatagcaGATAATACTAAATAGATATCATTATTGTCACAGGAAAATTCAGCCACTAAATAAAACTTATCAAGTTCTTATCCATTTTCCACGCAATATTGCAACAACTAATTATAGTAATAGTAGACGAGTGTCTAGAAAAACTGCATACATTTCTATCAAAATATCGTTcgatattatgcaaaataataaatataataatagaaaataaagtaatcaaagaaagaaacaattATAAGATAAGAAGAATATCTCTATACAGAATAAAAGTGTAGGAATTCTTTCGGTTCAACCACCCCGCGAcagtcttttttatttaattccacGCGAGAAAAGAAAGAGCATGTGAGGGAAACCTGTGTTTAGCGTAACCCCTTATACCCGTCCGTTCGAGCAGAATTGCACGCTGCATCGTCACGCCATCGCAACTTCAATCTTAGCTTCAGGACAAACTTCAATTATTCATTCGTCGTGCTCGCTCGCTGATACTTCTGCCGGCAAAAGTTCGTCAGCAAATTCACCGAGAATTTTCTGTCTCAGATAATCAATTATTTCAGAGATAATCGCAGAGAGCACACGCTATTTCGTGTCCACGCACGGGATGCGCAGGTGCAAAAGTCCTATAGACTCCTCGCGAATTCTATAGACGAACGCGATTTCATCGCGATTTAATCAAGTAAACGCTGCTGAGATTCAGGTTCTCCTGTCTATCACACGGCGATTCCCGGTTAGAATGGTATCGGACGATTCGTTCGCGAGTGTCATCCGCGTGAACGTCGCGCTGCTGAGACTCTCCGGCGTGGTGTCTTATAAGAACGGGCTTATTCGTCGATCGAGCTCGCAGAACATTCTCAGCGCGATCGCGTACGGTTGTCTGTTCGCGTACTCGGGCCTCTATACGTACGAATTCGCGTTGCACACCATCCACCTCGACATCTGGATGGAATCTTTCGCGATGATACTCTCCCTCGTGGGCGGACAGGTGCGATTCacgattcttttattatatcgGAGCAGGTTTCAGCGATTACTGACAGTCTGCGAGGAACTCTGGACGGCGTTGAACGCGACCGAGAAGAAGCACGTGCGCGATTACGTGAAAAGGACGAGGCATTtgacttattattatttattaggatGCGTGTTCACGATCTTTTTCTACGCCGTGGCAAGTCTCTTCATGGGACAGCATGATGACTCGTTGAACGCGACGATGAGAACCCTGCCGTACGCCTGTCCGATACAAGTCCATCGGTCGCCTTATTACGAAATAATGTATATCGCGCAATTGTGCAGCATGATAAACGTCGGTCTCACCTGCGTTGCCACGGACACGGTCGGACCGGTGCTCGTCTTGACCGTTTGCGGCCACTTCAAGGTTCTTAACACACGAATCTCGCACCTGACCGAACGCTACCAAGAACATTCAGAAGTACATGCTGAAAGATCGCGTTCAACTCCCACGGAATCGTTCGAAATAATCCGTGAGGGAAACGACGGCGACGTGTCGAAAAATCGTGTGAAACTTAATCTTGAAGCCTGCGTGCACTATCATCAGACAATGCTCGAGTAAGTAGTGAGAAAGAagataaattttgtttgaaaaaattaatgataatgattggttgattaaatttttcgagCTTTTCAAAAGATTCTTCGCTCGTAAAAGTAGTTTGATTAATCAACGAATCCGTGACGTTGTTCGAACAGACTTTGCAAAGAAGTCGAGAGTCTAAATGCCACCATCTTTTTGACGCAACTGCTCGGTAGTACGTACAACGTCTCTCTTGTGGGATTTAAACTAGCGGGGGTAAGAAATTTGAATGAGCCtttcatttatgtattatcAATCTCCTCGCcatacaattttgaaattttatattcaaaccagattcaaatttttgtaaaagaaaaaatgacaatttttcaatcttttGCAATCTAAACTGACgagacattttaattttatatttattgcaaaaccatttaaataaaaaattaatttattgaaattctgTTATGTGcatcattatatttaattgattcgATTGACGATAGTGAAGAGACGTGATGAATAAGTTGGTTTGCACATGCTACCATAGATATTTCAACTATCCATGTACCAATATTATAGGATGATCCTGATAAGTTCAAATATACAACACAACTGTTAATTGCAATGATTCAACTATTTTTGAGTAACTGGGCGGCGAATGTTCTTCTCACCGAGGTATGTTAGAaagatatacatattattaaatattaattagatttcaataatttttttaataaacgtaaaaaagataaatattacaaagaaatgcaatataaattaataaaccaaACAATcgattctataaaaaaatttcaatcttcattttattaaatcattctcaaacaaaatataaattttaaagaaactcGACAAAAAAAACTTCTTAAGAATGTAATGATTTCCCTTCGCGTTGTCGTATTTCATTAAAGAAATAAGAGTGTATCACGCAAACATGGCGCGTTGTTAAAACTTGAGTTTAATGAAAAGTGTGTGTTTCTTTTTGCAAACATGAAAGGCATACATACCCATTTGTCATAATACTCCTTCGCGTaacacatttttacattttatcagCTCCTcaactgtttattttatttattttgcggCTTACGATAACGCTAATGGATTATGTTTCAGAGCCAGGATGTAGCAAGAGCGATATACTTTACGCCGTGGTATCGTTTTCCGTATCAACTAAAGAGATctctaaatattattacaatgagATCTCAGAAACCAGCGCAGCTGACCGCCGGTTACATCATACCGTTATCCTTGCAAACATTCGCGTCTGTACGTATGCCCGTTGTATGGAAAACATGAATTATCTGTTACGTAATCATTTCGTGAACGATAAAACATCGTATTTTTAGATGGTGTCATCCGCGGCATCCTTTTTCACCATGATACGTAGTATGAATTGACAACTTTATCGATGTAACTCGAGGTACATATTATTTTTGGGTATCGAGTAGAACCCGCGCGATTGTTAATGCTTACGATTGTTAGgatcaaataaatatacaaaaagttaatgtacataatgtatatgttaataaaaattaatatgcaaccTTCGTCGCAAGTCTTTCCCAAAGTATTTGTGACAGTGATAGTTTACAACGAGCTGAGCCAAAAGAAAAGGAATACATTGAGATTTGATTACTATCGATACGCTTAATTAACATTTACCAATACCCATACCTAATTATTGCGTAATTAGAGAAAAGTGACACAGTGAAAGCAGATAAAGAGCTCGTTAAACACGACGGACTTCTTCACGGATTAGCTTTGAACTCTATACGGTCTATCCCGTAGTAGCAGTGACAACATCGGAAGATTTAGCTGCGGAGACACTTCACAGCTCCGCTACGATTGCTTAAAGTAACGAGGCAGGCGTTAACCTCCGCGGAAACTAATCCGAGGAAAATGTCGGGGAGAGAAAGGCTTTCGATGTAGTCCTTGGCTTAAGCCGAGCATCGATCATTCTCTTTTTCCGTTGCCGAGCCGTACTCTCGGCTCGCACGTGTCGAGAGTTACCGTGCCGCATCACGAGAAATACGGTTAACAGAGCGCTGTCCATCTACCGTGGTGAGAGGATCGAGCGAAGCTCGTATGGGATATGCGCAAATTACGAAATCAAATCCAGAAGAATCAAAAGGAATTCGAGAGCGAAAGAAGCGTCAGAGTAATGAACAATTAAAGAGAAGATGAAGCACTGTGTCTGTGTGTGAAAAATGCGAAATAAGAACGAGCAAACGTATTACAAATGCACGAGATGCAAGCCAACATTAAGGACATCGGTAGACAATGATGGGAACATGACGAGCAATCGTGCAATCTTAATCCTTTACTAAatgatttatttgaatattaattgttGCGCTGAGGAGAACTCTGTGGAGTTGAAACGTTCGCTTATTGTGTTACAATGAGTTTCtgaatacatattaatattatttaaattgtcaCCTACATTGTTCGCTCGTTATTGTGGCCTTTATatctctattttaatttttgtcgtGACAAGCAAACTAAAAAGACAGACTgataagataaaaaatcaataagatccgctctttctttctctcgctgCTTTTACGTTTGAGTGTGTACGTAATGAGTGAGAAATATTAAATCAGTCAGAGAAAAAAGAAGTTCTCAGCGATGACGTTTGCGGACTAGGAAGAAGAGAAAGACGTGATAGTCGATAGCGAGGGCAATAGAATTTTCTCAATATCACTGTGCGCTAACGAGCGAGCCTAGCAACTTCTCGCAGAACGTGGCTTCTTTACTTTTCGGCCAATAAGCGCCGCGGAACGAGAACTTGCATCTTTCGTTCGAAAAAACcatatttatgcaataaaaatagcTCAACGTATTGAATTATTCGtttgtatttgtattaaaaaaaaatccagaagataaaaaaagatttaatgtcTCCATAGTCATATTCATGTTTATATTTcgttaatttgttatttatattattacttcgTGTATTCCATTGCGATATTGTTATCTGCTAAATTCTAGATGCTAGAAGCACCATCAAGAATAATCAAAGATGGTTGAACGATAAAAAATAGTCATTCATTATTAAAGCGATAAGCGTGAAAATATGGCGACCAAGTTATTGTTTATGGAATCTGCGAAAATTTGAGACGGAAAAGATGGGCTAAGAGCTCTCGAGAGAGagagtagtagtagtagtaggcAGTGCATAGATTGAACGTAAAGAAACGAAGAAATGAGGGGAAAAAAGAGAAACGTGCGAAATGATGCGGTAGATAAACGACAGGCTCGTAGATTCGCCGTAAGATATCGCGCGAGCTCATTGCCTTTCATGAGGACGGGAAGAGTGTTTCCAAGACCGATGGTCAATTCCGCATCCCATCCAATTCTTTTTCGTAAAGTGCCGCTACCCGATTATAAATAAAGATGAGGAACACGGCGCAAATGCACCGTCTGACTCTGGTTTCTTAATTCTCACTCGATACAGAGTGTCGATCTTACAAGATGTCTCAAATTAACGATTCGCTGGAGTTGGTCTGGATGAGGGATTTCGCGAAAGAAGAGCATCACCATCCATGCAGGATGTTTCGAAGACGATTAAAGTCTCGACTCGCCGCGCATGAGGAGGGGCCCTTTCGAACCCTTTCTCTCTTACATTCCGTCCAAAGAGGTACACCCCTTGAAAAAATCGGAGATCGCTTACGTTTCGCGGAAATTGAATTAACCTTACGAGACTGCGTTTCCCGGAACGTTCGCTGCCGTATTAATTATAGCGGTGCAGGGTTGAGAGCAGCATCTGCGGGTGACGGCGTCGTCTCGTACGAGAAGGTGGCGGGCAAAGAGATAGGGCGCCGAGGGGGCGAAAGGGGTCGGACGAAGACGTTCCACAGGGCTAAGGAAAGCCCCTCGATGCCGTGGCGAACAATAAAGAAATTCCACGATTTTCAGCGGGATGATACCGACCGCGAGAGCGCGCGTTGTCATCTTCGCATACcatcgttcgttcgttcgttcgctcgttcgctcgttcgctcgttcgctcaACGTTGAACGAAGCCGCGGGTTCTTCGAGTTAATGAAATCCATCGGCGCCAAGTTGAGCCACTGCCGCGGCGAATCGACATCATCTCGCGCGCGTGGGAAGCTATCAGCTATCgcctgaaaaattaaaaattgcgacCCGACGCGCGCTTGTCCatctccctctcccccccccctctctctctctctctttctctctatcgaGGGCAAATCAAATTTGCTTTTCATCGAAATTCGACTTTTCTGCCTTCAGATTAAATTGCGCAATATGAAATCTGTCGTTCGGGAAAATATCGA
Protein-coding regions in this window:
- the LOC105200422 gene encoding odorant receptor 49b, whose product is MVSDDSFASVIRVNVALLRLSGVVSYKNGLIRRSSSQNILSAIAYGCLFAYSGLYTYEFALHTIHLDIWMESFAMILSLVGGQVRFTILLLYRSRFQRLLTVCEELWTALNATEKKHVRDYVKRTRHLTYYYLLGCVFTIFFYAVASLFMGQHDDSLNATMRTLPYACPIQVHRSPYYEIMYIAQLCSMINVGLTCVATDTVGPVLVLTVCGHFKVLNTRISHLTERYQEHSEVHAERSRSTPTESFEIIREGNDGDVSKNRVKLNLEACVHYHQTMLELCKEVESLNATIFLTQLLGSTYNVSLVGFKLAGDDPDKFKYTTQLLIAMIQLFLSNWAANVLLTESQDVARAIYFTPWYRFPYQLKRSLNIITMRSQKPAQLTAGYIIPLSLQTFASMVSSAASFFTMIRSMN